One region of Daphnia pulicaria isolate SC F1-1A chromosome 7, SC_F0-13Bv2, whole genome shotgun sequence genomic DNA includes:
- the LOC124348816 gene encoding ankyrin repeat domain-containing protein 17-like isoform X4: MQNVVQNSASESVGNCVKQHEVGHRALANPAAATAPATSAASAKPSKPSKGNSVPKSNHIAGRSNNHPTSTHHHHQPPPPNLNHKTVTVTDLANSCSTALATEIAIQQVKQSRSYQQQFMPDSSDSDSDDVLSVESFFVEESEVEGCADDCRCPSSSASSLDAPRFLLAAAAAAQHDGHSIGELPRIDPDTQARIEALLEAAGIGKLTGGDSKRLGDQEVLSRLTSSVSCALDEAAAALTRMRSENSSNFHQEARSLVEACTDGDVSAVRRLLDEGRSVHETTEEGESLLSLACSAGYYELAQVLLAMRANVEDRGVKGDCTPLMEAASAGNADIVRLLLEHGAEVNAQSSSGNTPLMYACAGGHEEVVTLLLEANANVEDHNENGHTPLMEAASAGHVGVAKILLNHGAGINTHSNEFKESALTLACYKGHLEMVRFLLEAGADQEHKTDEMHTALMEASMDGHVEVARLLLDSGAQVNMPADSFESPLTLAACGGHVELAMLLLERGANIEEVNDEGYTPLMEAAREGHEEMVALLLSQGADINAQTEETQETALTLACCGGFSEVADFLIKAGADIELGASTPLMEAAQEGHLDLVRYLLEAGANVHAQTGTGDTALTYACENGHTDVAELLLQYGADLEHASEGGRTPLMKAARAGHLCTVQFLIAKGADVHRQTTNNDHTPLSLACAGGHLAVVELLLLHGANPFHRLKDNSTMIIEAAKSGHTQVVQLLLDYPSSILVTPEQAQIPPGINSSGQMVPVASEDSIVPSPAVVTDSVPTAAPRVPPVGGVAATVPTAALGGRPEPQGAAAALTSLLPPNTSLPAIPTPLAGSSSSSPSSGGSHSISTLAAAAQKMLTKKPLETSSSSAGASGTDQQLSSSAAAKNAATPSCEHASVSATVTSATSVSSDSKLLPVRFPLSAEGLSFEKSQLVEELEKIERELRDRAQWSSSQASSTSGSQSSHSTALSPATAAALTHMLNMEVELNRPGGGGIGGGTLVGLTTPTPVNLEDIVKLLEELPPLEFESTRPSPAPPAPTPNQIAPSSSVPSVLPPPAQQQPRESVIVTNPNVVSSSSSAPSTNASNAVTPAAIISPASLPPAERPKAKAVKKENKILKKQQQQQQQQQLPPLQQQQQQQASQIQQAHQQHWQVPTNAVQQQQQQQCQQLQQLQQLQQLQQLQQLNQHLQQQVMQQRHLKQQNQATLAALQQNALQNQAQLAALQQNVAQLQQLEQQVLAPAYTAGAAQGPSAAAATAQFQQCVQQILQQKQQLQQQIRQFQLQVEQQLAFPQQQIPPLAAAGSGNAQTTTVSRVERNNLDVDAESAVAKIPSYNSDEVNGEEVKSPNRAEKRPIDNSSSEDSSSSSTTGGLQVTGAPVPLFATQDVSVAAANIGIQVQSTALPNGSTAQCVTGITFQPLSGTNVSIPCSAYSGSNAQIGNGSPSTTLIHYQQLQSGSTTTVQAGAVSASGLQVVTSQTPSLAIHQQIRLQSLQLPSGQPPIEPIVSANATSVTAPVTLDAKWTGFNMGTFTVPHPPATTSDQQQQSQIAGGSTPVSVQMASSSTDKKTKSGKKSKVSSVPTQQQVYSAPITDASGLAVGGIGLTGVNGAVQTGQATFDPDFGDYPDYNPDYSSFLPGVVPAGVASATSGSMAASTPSSHYPSMPAGAAGVSSVGGLPVAPATPSGASVVPGGAPVPGAASTSQYSQPLLPMLDLDSETDSNHDTALTLACTGGHEELVELLLSRNANIEHRDKKGFTPLILAATAGHEKVVEVLLNHGANIEAQSERTKDTALSLACSGGRYEVVELLLNRGSNKEHRNVSDYTPLSLAASGGYVNIIRLLLAHAAEINSRTGSKLGISPLMLAAMNGHVAAVKTLLEMGSDINAQIETNRNTALTLACFQGRHEVVQLLLEKKANVEHRAKTGLTPLMEAASGGYVEVGRVLLDYGADVNAPPVPSSRDTALTIASDKGHVDFVELLLQRGAQADVKNKKGNSPLWLAANGGHLEVVELLYKAKADIDSQDNRKVSCLMAAFRKGHVKVVKWMVKRVTQFPSDQEMTRFISTAVDKDLLKKCHHCMEVIRAAKDHQAAEANKNAANLLDELDMEKIREDLKRAAAARKREKKKRKKQEKKQEKRRAESDDLDNDSQENGNDNDDEKDGEGDDAMSDTGDTPDFVEPPPTNNNKEADEKQSSKTKKSKKSAKIAAPESATPSTVEDIVVEVPTKRKDKEVEPEIQQPTKKSSPPPLVTTSSSEDPAQILNRTSKRKKENVILETLIITTEKVAKAPASAPVQQQRNCTELDTLKEVNNLPSSLKSLSPTSLTSPKRPVKREEGWKEVVRRGPVSSRENSSSNLGSTAAGGKKSQSSDRSSGTLSVIQSSERSKKVTVPSNAISRVIGRAGCNINAIREISGAHIEIEKQGKGQGDRTVLIKGLAESIRQAQQLISALIKEPEKEFNELMAKFRAANAAAKAGASATSAGVKPGTAATTSVAASQPKVTRAATTIASSKPTTTAPVSGQPAPVPSTVAWGAINTLIVAASSPKRTVPASGSKTPPVTAGPLFVQQPQQQLLAQQQKSGAVRQLFPEVNPAIAVPVAKKVVSQTSTAPASAAVVKPVVSYSVAGNATVVPTTSGAASTRTTPVVSGQFPAPTKVSPQQVAPQAPSKPSDKTSPLMPASSVTSHQQQVPTQQQQQPATSQAQHGPVCSSQAQQMASSCSVSISTSNSLVSSRPSSASPVQDYSPFNNLFSKVAQQSMWYKEQQQGSKSSSKNFASVAASGVSPIPSKSTPTSLASSLSGHQGDSGPSLHVVDAAKAPGYRGNLTATSQSQNDMSTMDLPTSLASSAPGTPIPSSCAAMRAPVGSRHHPLTPPPRMGTPPLFNPTPIQPLGPVGARNMQSNQTSGGPPDSIMMPPPPAASLAPGGPSATVRMRPNSTANRMQHEPPQQQQQPQYDGMPMTNFYGISRPSGPMGGGGGDSMRQAPSFPLAPGMGGPPSRGGGGGGPQQQGYPVPMFGGGNRISFPPAGYGLGSANGGDMKQHQHMPNQNFGTDYPPPIGTPFGSSANELHRMMGYPGPGVANRMSGPPPSTQTSGGLLDGNSGQNHDAYGASGGPPQHQQHQHSQHRSMQDDQRKMLRPELRPIGTERAMTRRTPGPPHGAGGVGFSPADLGLWGYHGAPGADMGAGGAGPMVPPLSAMNPSTLPPGLSPNDWMAISGLHGPNVSVPAPNSNDDGGLSYLQQKQGMTHHHHQQQHHHHHALLQRQMEGMSEGNESLGMEFSAQSSVGMNGGPNSNAPYHQHPGAAFMNGMPPPGMPGGPMGAPMFAGGPGEQHGGNDTMNGMWIGPGSNMKGKGSGPSPNSIVGDQQLSDAGMVWLKWSQQ, encoded by the exons TCGCGGGCAGAAGCAACAACCACCCAACATcaactcatcatcatcatcaacctcCACCACCCAATCTGAATCACAAGACTGTTACTGTGACAGACCTAGCCAACTCTTGTTCAACAGCCCTAGCTACTGAGATAGCTATCCAACAAGTCAAGCAGAGTCGGTCATACCAACAGCAATTTATGCCTGACTCTTCTGACAGTGACAGTGACGACGTCCTTTCG gtggaatctttttttgtgGAGGAGTCGGAAGTGGAGGGCTGTGCGGACGACTGCCGATGCCCCTCGTCTTCGGCCTCGTCGCTGGACGCGCCGCGATTCCTTCtagccgccgctgctgccgctcAACACGACGGACACAGCATTGGCGAACTACCACGCATCGATCCAGACACTCAAGCCAGGATTGAAGCTCTCCTCGAGGCTGCAg GAATTGGAAAACTGACTGGAGGAGACAGCAAACGGCTCGGCGATCAAGAAGTTCTCAGTCGGTTAACATCCAGTGTATCGTGTGCACTGGACGAGGCCGCCGCTGCACTAACTCGCATGCGATCCGAAAACTCTAGCAATTTCCATCAAGAAGCCCG GTCGTTAGTGGAAGCCTGCACTGACGGCGACGTCTCAGCCGTACGGCGTTTGCTAGACGAAGGACGTAGTGTACACGAAACCACGGAGGAAGGCGAGTCATTGCTTTCGCTGGCCTGTTCGGCCGGCTACTACGAATTGGCGCAGGTGTTGCTTGCTATGCGGGCCAACGTAGAAGATCGTGGCGTCAAGGGCGACTGTACGCCACTGATGGAGGCGGCGTCGGCTGGTAACGCGGATATTGTCCGCCTGCTGCTGGAACACGGCGCCGAAGTCAACGCCCAGTCGTCATCGGGCAACACGCCGCTAATGTACGCCTGCGCTGGTGGCCACGAAGAGGTAGTTACCCTCCTACTGGAAGCCAACGCTAACGTGGAGGACCATAATGAGAATGGCCATACCCCGCTGATGGAAGCTGCCTCCGCCGGTCACGTTGGCGTGGCAAAGATCCTTTTGAACCACGGCGCCGGCATCAACACCCACTCGAACGAGTTCAAAGAGTCTGCCCTGACGCTGGCCTGTTACAAGGGTCACTTAGAGATGGTCCGTTTCCTCCTAGAAGCTGGTGCCGATCAGGAGCACAAGACTGACGAGATGCACACAGCTCTCATGGAAGCCTCGATGGATGGCCATGTCGAAGTTGCCCGGCTCCTTCTTGATTCGGGAGCTCAAGTCAACATGCCGGCCGACAGTTTCGAGTCACCTCTTACATTGGCCGCTTGCGGTGGTCACGTCGAACTAGCCATGCTCCTCCTGGAACGTGGAGCCAACATCGAAGAA GTCAACGATGAAGGTTACACGCCTCTGATGGAGGCAGCCCGTGAGGGTCACGAGGAGATGGTAGCGTTGCTACTTAGTCAGGGCGCCGACATCAACGCACAGACTGAGGAGACGCAAGAGACGGCCTTGACTCTTGCATGTTGCGGAGGTTTCTCAGAAGTGGCCGATTTCCTCATCAAGGCCGGTGCTGATATCGAACTGGGGGCGTCGACGCCGCTCATGGAAGCAGCGCAAGAGGGCCACCTTGATCTG GTCCGCTACCTTCTAGAGGCTGGCGCCAATGTTCACGCTCAAACGGGAACAGGGGATACCGCTCTGACGTATGCTTGCGAAAACGGACATACGGACGTGGCGGAATTGCTTTTGCAATACGGCGCCGATTTGGAGCACGCGTCCGAGGGAGGTCGTACACCTCTGATGAAAGCTGCAAGAGCCGGTCATCTCTGCACCGTCCAGTTCCTGATTGCGAAAGGAGCTGATGTTCACAG GCAAACCACCAACAATGATCATACTCCGCTCTCCTTGGCTTGTGCGGGTGGCCATTTGGCAGTCGTAGAGCTATTGCTCCTCCATGGAGCCAACCCATTTCATCGTTTAAAAGACAACTCGACTATGATCATAGAAGCGGCCAAAAGCGGACACACTCAGGTGGTGCAGTTGCTTCTTGACTACCCCAGTTCCATCCTGGTGACACCCGAGCAAGCCCAGATACCACCGGGCATCAACTCAAGTGGCCAAATGGTCCCTGTCGCTTCAGAGGATTCGATCGTCCCGTCACCGGCAGTAGTCACGGATTCAGTTCCTACGGCGGCGCCTCGAGTCCCACCCGTTGGAGGAGTGGCCGCTACGGTTCCCACCGCGGCGCTTGGAGGACGACCGGAACCGCAGGGAGCAGCCGCTGCCTTAACCAGCCTTCTTCCACCCAATACCTCGTTGCCGGCAATCCCAACACCTCTCGCCGGGTCGTCCAGTTCAAGTCCGAGTTCGGGTGGGAGCCATTCAATCTCTACCCTGGCGGCGGCAGCCCAAAAAATGCTGACGAAAAAACCGCTTGAAACCTCCTCCTCATCAGCCGGCGCCTCTGGAACGGATCAACAGCTCTCCTCCTCAGCGGCGGCCAAGAATGCCGCGACACCTTCATGCGAGCATGCCTCAGTGTCCGCCACCGTCACGTCTGCGACCAGCGTTTCATCGGACAGCAAACTCTTGCCGGTCCGTTTTCCTCTGTCAGCCGAGGGACTTTCGTTTGAGAAATCGCAACTCGTGGAAGAGTTGGAGAAGATTGAACGGGAACTGCGTGATAGAGCCCAGTGGTCGTCGTCACAAGCCAGTAGCACGTCGGGGTCTCAGTCGAGTCATAGTACGGCTCTCAGCCCGGCAACCGCCGCCGCTTTGACGCACATGCTCAACATGGAAGTTGAATTGAACCGGCCCGGTGGTGGCGGCATTGGAGGGGGCACCCTTGTCGGTCTCACAACACCGACACCCGTCAATTTGGAAGATATTGTCAAACTCCTTGAAGAACTCCCACCTCTAGAGTTTGAATCCACCCGACCATCGCCCGCTCCACCTGCCCCTACGCCCAACCAGATCGCGCCTTCCTCGTCAGTTCCTTCGGTCCTTCCACCACCGGCGCAACAGCAGCCAAGAGAGAGCGTCATAGTCACGAACCCCAACGTTGTCAGTAGCAGCAGTTCAGCGCCCAGCACAAACGCCTCCAATGCTGTGACGCCTGCCGCCATCATCTCACCGGCATCTTTACCCCCAGCCGAAAGACCCAAAGCCAAAGCCGTCAAGAAAGAGAATAAGATCCTcaagaagcagcagcaacaacagcagcagcaacaactgccgcctctacaacaacaacaacagcagcaagcaTCCCAAATCCAACAAGCGCATCAGCAACACTGGCAAGTCCCGACGAACGCTgtccaacaacagcagcaacaacaatgtcAGCAACTTCAGCAATTGCAGCAGCTCCAACAACTACAGCAGTTGCAACAATTGAATCAACATCTGCAGCAGCAGGTGATGCAACAGAGGCATTTGAAGCAGCAAAATCAGGCCACTCTGGCTGCTTTGCAACAGAACGCCCTGCAAAACCAGGCGCAGTTGGCTGCGCTTCAGCAAAATGTGGCACAGCTTCAGCAATTGGAGCAACAAGTTTTGGCACCAGCCTACACTGCTGGTGCGGCCCAAGGTccatcggcagcagcagccactgcTCAGTTTCAACAGTGTGTTCAGCAGATCCTCCAGCAGAAACAGCAGCTTCAACAGCAAATCCGTCAGTTTCAGCTTCAGGTTGAACAACAGCTGGCCTTCCCTCAACAGCAAATTCCTccattggctgctgctggaagtgGGAACGCGCAGACAACCACCGTCAGCCGAGTTGAAAGGAATAACCTCGACGTTGACGCGGAATCAGCTGTTGCAAAGATTCCATCATACAATAGCGACGAAGTCaacg GCGAGGAAGTGAAATCTCCAAACAGAGCTGAGAAACGCCCCATTGATAATTCTTCGAGCGAAGATTCATCCAGTAGTTCAACGACTGGAGGCCTGCAAGTCACTGGGGCACCAGTGCCCCTCTTTGCGACTCAGGATGTTTCCGTAGCTGCGGCTAACATCGGCATACAGGTTCAGAGCACTGCGTTACCCAACGGATCAACGGCTCAATGCGTCACCGGAATCACCTTTCAACCTCTTTCGGGGACCAATGTCTCTATACCCTGTTCCGCCTATTCGGGTTCAAATGCTCAG ATTGGAAATGGATCACCTTCAACCACCTTAATTCATTATCAACAGCTACAGTCTGGATCGACGACTACTGTACAAGCGGGCGCCGTTTCAGCTTCCGGCCTGCAAGTGGTAACGTCCCAGACGCCAAGTTTGGCAATCCACCAGCAAATTCGGTTGCAATCTTTACAACTAC CTTCGGGTCAACCTCCCATCGAGCCTATAGTCTCAGCCAACGCCACTTCCGTCACTGCGCCAGTCACTTTGGACGCGAAATGGACTGGATTCAATATGGGAACGTTCACTGTCCCTCACCCACCGGCAACTACCAGCGACCAACAACAGCAATCTCAGATTGCCGGGGGTTCAACTCCCGTCTCAGTTCAAATGGCTAGCTCGTCCACGGACAAGAAGACAAAATCTGGCAAGAAATCTAAAGTGTCTTCAGTTCCAACGCAACAGCAGGTGTACTCTGCTCCCATCACCGATGCAAGCG GTTTAGCCGTTGGAGGAATTGGACTAACGGGCGTCAATGGAGCTGTTCAAACTGGACAGGCGACGTTTGATCCTGATTTCGGAGATTACCCTGACTACAATCCCGACTACTCTTCTTTCCTACCTGGTGTTGTACCGGCTGGAGTGGCGTCTGCCACTTCAGGATCCATGGCAGCCTCAACTCCTTCGTCTCACTATCCCAGCATGCCTGCAGGTGCTGCTGGAGTATCGTCTGTCGGTGGTCTTCCAGTCGCCCCCGCAACGCCATCTGGAGCGTCAGTGGTGCCAGGAGGAGCGCCGGTTCCTGGCGCAGCATCAACCAGCCAATACAGTCAACCTTTATTACCTATGCTGGACTTGGATTCTGAGACGGACTCGAATCACGATACCGCCCTGACGTTGGCATGCACCGGTGGCCATGAGGAGCTGGTTGAACTGCTTCTTTCCAGGAATGCCAATATTGAACACCGTGACAAGAAAGGATTCACTCCGCTCATATTGGCCGCCACAGCCGGACACGAGAAGGTGGTCGAAGTGCTGCTTAATCACGGCGCTAACATTGAAGCCCAATCGGAACGAACAAAAGATACGGCTCTCTCGTTAGCTTGTTCAGGTGGACGCTACGAGGTGGTTGAGCTGCTCCTGAATCGTGGCTCCAACAAAGAACATCGTAACGTTTCGGATTACACGCCCCTCTCGTTGGCTGCTTCAGGCGGCTACGTCAACATCATCCGGCTACTTTTGGCCCACGCTGCAGAGATTAATTCGCGCACTGGGTCGAAGTTGGGCATCTCTCCGTTGATGCTAGCGGCCATGAACGGCCATGTGGCCGCCGTCAAGACGTTACTGGAGATGGGCAGCGACATCAATGCTCAGATTGAGACGAACAGGAACACCGCTTTGACTCTGGCCTGCTTCCAGGGAAGGCACGAAGTCGTCCAATTGCTCCTGGAGAAGAAAGCCAATGTAGAACACAGAGCCAAGACTGGACTCACGCCTTTGATGGAAGCGGCCAGTGGCGGCTACGTTGAAGTTGGTCGAGTGCTCCTCGATTACGGTGCGGATGTCAATGCGCCTCCCGTACCTTCTTCCCGAGACACAGCCCTTACGATTGCATCCGATAAAGGCCATGTCGATTTTGTCGAACTTTTGTTGCAGCGCGGTGCCCAAGCGGAtgtcaaaaacaagaaaggcaATTCTCCTCTGTGGCTAGCGGCAAATGGCGGCCATCTCGAAGTAGTGGAACTTCTCTACAAAGCCAAAGCAGACATTGATTCCCAG GACAATCGCAAAGTTTCCTGTTTGATGGCAGCGTTCCGCAAGGGCCATGTCAAAGTCGTGAAGTGGATGGTTAAGCGGGTGACTCAATTCCCGTCTGACCAGGAAATGACGCGATTCATTTCAACGGCTGTCGACAAGGATCTGCTTAAGAAGTGTCATCATTGTATGGAGGTTATCCGAGCTGCCAAAGACCACCAGGCGGCAGAGGCAAACAAGAACGCGGCCAATCTCTTAGACGAACTCGATATGGAAAAGATTCGCGAAGATTTGAAGAGGGCCGCTGCTGCTCGCAaacgggaaaagaagaagcgaaagaagcaagaaaagaaacaggaGAAGCGCCGTGCCGAGAGCGACGACCTCGATAACGACTCACAG GAGAACGGCAATgacaacgacgacgagaaAGATGGCGAAGGAGATGATGCCATGAGTGACACGGGAGATACTCCCGACTTTGTCGAACCACctccaaccaacaacaacaaggaagcAGATGAGAAACAGTCTTCCAAAACCAAGAAAAGCAAGAAGAGCGCCAAGATAGCTGCGCCAGAATCTGCTACCCCCAGCACGGTGGAAGATATCGTCGTCGAAGTCCCAACCAAAAGAAAGGATAAAGAGGTGGAGCCTGAGATTCAACAGCCCACGAAAAAGTCGTCTCCTCCTCCCTTGGTCACTACCAGCTCCTCTGAGGATCCGGCTCAAATCTTGAACCGAACCAGTAAACGGAAGAAGGAGAATGTGATACTGGAGACGTTGATTATCACGACTGAGAAAGTGGCCAAGGCTCCTGCTTCCGCGCCGGTTCAACAGCAGCGAAACTGCACTGAGCTGGACACGCTCAAAGAAGTGAACAATCTACCTTCATCTCTTAAATCTTTGTCTCCTACCTCCTTGACGAGTCCTAAACGGCCCgtaaagagagaagaaggctGGAAGGAGGTTGTACGTCGTGGACCAGTCAGCAGTCGAGAGAATTCGAGTTCTAATTTGGGTTCAACTGCGGCCGGAGGGAAGAAAAGTCAGTCGAGTGACCGTTCGTCGGGCACCTTGTCTGTTATCCAAAGCTCTGAGCGATCAAAGAAGGTTACTGTGCCATCGAACGCTATTAGTCGTGTCATTGGTCGAGCCGGATGCAACATCAACGCCATCCGAGAGATTTCCGGCGCCCACATTGAAATTGAGAAACAAGGCAAAGGTCAGGGTGACCGCACTGTTTTGATCAAAGGCCTGGCAGAATCCATCCGTCAGGCACAGCAACTCATCAGCGCCTTGATCAAAGAGCCCGAGAAGGAGTTTAATGAACTAATGGCTAAGTTCCGGGCCGCCAATGCAGCCGCCAAAGCAGGAGCCTCAGCTACGAGCGCCGGAGTGAAACCGGGGACTGCAGCAACGACATCGGTTGCTGCCTCCCAGCCGAAAGTAACTCGAGCCGCTACGACCATTGCTTCCAGTAAGCCCACCACAACAGCGCCCGTTTCCGGCCAACCTGCTCCTGTTCCAAGTACTGTAGCCTGGGGAGCTATCAACACTCTGATTGTCGCTGCGTCGTCTCCAAAACGAACGGTTCCGGCATCAGGATCGAAGACTCCACCCGTCACAGCTGGTCCTTTATTCGTCCAACAGCCTCAACAGCAGTTGTTGGCTCAACAGCAGAAGAGTGGAGCAGTTCGTCAACTGTTCCCCGAAGTTAATCCAGCCATAGCCGTTCCTGTGGCGAAGAAAGTCGTTTCTCAAACTTCTACAGCTCCCGCATCCGCAGCAGTGGTGAAGCCAGTCGTGTCTTACAGCGTGGCCGGCAACGCAACAGTAGTTCCGACCACCAGTGGTGCAGCTTCTACGCGCACTACTCCGGTCGTTTCGGGGCAATTTCCAGCTCCGACCAAAGTTTCTCCGCAGCAAGTGGCTCCTCAGGCGCCTTCTAAGCCGTCTGATAAAACTTCTCCGCTCATGCCTGCCTCTTCAGTAACCAGTCATCAACAGCAAGTTCCaactcaacaacagcaacagccggCCACCTCCCAAGCGCAACATGGGCCAGTCTGCAGCAGCCAGGCACAGCAAATGGCTAGTTCGTGTTCGGTTTCAATTTCCACTTCAAACAGCTTGGTTTCATCGAGACCCAGTTCTGCTAGCCCAGTTCAAGACTACTCGCCGTTTAACAACCTCTTCAGCAAAGTTGCCCAGCAGAGTATGTGGTacaaagagcagcagcagggttCAAAATCGTCTTCGAAGAATTTTGCTAGCGTGGCGGCTTCCGGAGTCAGTCCGATACCGTCCAAGTCCACCCCTACATCATTGGCCAGCTCTCTTTCCGGCCATCAAGGAGACTCCGGGCCGTCGCTCCATGTTGTGGATGCGGCCAAAGCGCCAGGCTACCGAGGAAATTTGACGGCTACAAGCCAGTCGCAGAACGATATGTCGACTATGGACTTGCCAACTTCGTTGGCGTCCAGCGCTCCTGGAACCCCGATTCCGAGCTCATGTGCTGCTATGCGAGCCCCAGTTGGCAGTCGCCATCACCCTTTAACACCCCCGCCACGTATGGGGACGCCTCCCCTCTTTAACCCGACTCCGATTCAACCTCTAGGTCCTGTCGGAGCTCGAAACATGCAGTCTAATCAAACATCGGGAGGCCCCCCAGACTCGATCATGATGCCTCCACCTCCAGCTGCTTCGCTGGCTCCCGGTGGTCCATCGGCCACTGTTCGGATGCGGCCCAACTCGACGGCAAATCGGATGCAGCACGAACCgccgcagcaacagcagcagcctcaGTACGATGGAATGCCCATGACCAACTTCTACGGAATTAGTAGGCCGTCGGGACCGATGGGCGGCGGTGGAGGAGATTCCATGCGACAGGCACCGTCATTCCCCCTAGCTCCAGGAATGGGCGGACCCCCGAG CAGGGGAGGAGGCGGAGGAGGACCTCAGCAGCAAGGCTATCCGGTGCCCATGTTTGGTGGTGGCAATCGAATCTCGTTCCCTCCAGCTGGCTATGGTCTCGGCTCGGCTAACGGGGGTGACATGAAACAGCACCAGCACATGCCAAACCAGAACTTTGGAACGGACTATCCGCCGCCCATTGGAACACCTTTTGGGTCATCCGCCAATGAACTTCATCGTATGATGGGTTACCCTGGACCTGGAGTAGCCAACCGGATGTCTGGACCGCCTCCCTCCACCCAAACGAGTGGTGGTTTATTAG ACGGCAATTCTGGGCAGAATCACGACGCCTACGGTGCTTCCGGTGGGCCTCCGCAACACCAACAGCATCAACACTCCCAGCACCGCTCCATGCAAGACGATCAGCGAAAGATGCTGAGACCCGAGTTGAGGCCCATCGGCACCGAGCGGGCAATGACTCGTCGGACACCCGGACCACCTCACGGAGCTGGCGGAGTCGGTTTCTCACCGGCTGACCTCGGCTTGTGGGGATACCACGGCGCTCCAGGAGCCGACATGGGTGCTGGTGGCGCAGGTCCCATGGTCCCACCTCTTTCCGCAATGAACCCATCGACTTTGCCTCCTGGCCTCAGTCCCAACGACTGGATGGCTATTTCAGGACTTCACGGACCCAACGTTTCTGTTCCGGCACCGAATTCAAACGATGACGGAGGCCTGTCTTACCTGCAGCAGAAACAGGGCATGactcaccatcatcatcagcagcagcaccatcaCCATCACGCTCTTTTGCAGCGCCAGATGGAGGGAATGTCAGAAGGAAATGAATCTCTCGGAATGGAATTTTCGGCTCAATCTTCAGTCGGAATGAACGGTGGTCCCAACTCTAATGCGCCGTACCACCAACACCCAGGAGCCGCTTTCATGAATGGTATGCCTCCACCTGGCATGCCGGGCGGACCAATGGGAGCACCCATGTTCGCAGGTGGACCTGGGGAGCAGCACGGAGGTAATGACACCATGAACGGTATGTGGATCGGACCTGGCTCCAACATGAAGGGCAAGGGGAGCGGGCCGTCGCCCAACTCTATAGTGGGCGACCAGCAACTCTCTGACGCTGGCATG gtttggTTGAAATGGAGCCAGCAATAA